Proteins encoded within one genomic window of Episyrphus balteatus chromosome 1, idEpiBalt1.1, whole genome shotgun sequence:
- the LOC129905682 gene encoding cilia- and flagella-associated protein 276, producing MIKIRNTSYKPNLEHEGKFLLPLPSPPPPSTKGIWFTELKPHERLFFHQTLNSVRKSRRYSPNPNIPFDNLDFNLQSRYHHAKELFPEKVDTVLQKETVCVETFRVLRNTKDVIIKKPDPLGHPLRISGIKEKISPHSVKLINSGHRTQLTNNGFSRQPADGNFFHY from the exons atgataaaaattcgcAATACTTCATACAAACCAAATCTCGAACATGAAGGTAAATTTCTATTACCATTACCTTCTCCACCACCGCCATCAACCAAAGGAATATGGTTCACGGAACTTAAACCTCACGAACGTTTATTTTTCCATCAAACATTGAATTCGGTTCGAAAAAGTAGACGCTATAGCCCAAATCCGAATATACCATTCGATAATTTAGATTTTAATCTACAATCAAGATATCATCATGCAAAAGAATTATTTCCTGAAAAAGTCGATACCGTACTTCAAAAAGAAACTGTATGTGTGGAGACTTTTCGTGTACTTAGAAACACAAAAGATGTCATCATCAAGAAACCAGATCCATTGGGACATCCATTGAGAATTA gtggtataaaagaaaaaatctctcCACATAGTGTTAAGTTAATTAATAGTGGACATCGTACTCAACTTACTAATAATGGATTTTCAAGACAACCAGCTGATGGAAATTTCTTCCACTACTAA
- the LOC129905681 gene encoding tRNA (guanine(26)-N(2))-dimethyltransferase, with amino-acid sequence MDKLLDKTSPPAHHSIKENSAEIISGGQVFYNPVQEFNRDLSVSVLNVYFKRIQKERLEQALKKNKKNNESYEVGEEKVYIPGQKYEDGMRILEALSATGLRSIRYAKEIAGVREIIANDLSQKAVESIKENIKHNNVEHLITPSHANAMTLMYLSTEYDKRFDAIDLDPYGCPNMFLDGAIQSIRAGGLLLVTATDMAVLAGNTPEACFVKYGSVPLRNKSCHEMALRILLRAIEGHANRYGKYIEPLLCASADFYIRIFVRVHVSQATCKYSICKQSMIYQCTGCDTLTLQPLGVAKPNPSENAPDRVKFGLPTGPQVGQNCSHCGHKHHLGGPIWSAPIHDKSFVRDLLDEIQKEPLSELGTNRRLVGMLSVIEEELDDVPLYYSLDKLCCVVKLEIMPILKFRSALLHAGYKVSFSHACKSSIKTNAPPSVVWDILRCWNATNPVKKERMLDGTPVKEILGIPPKIQYELNDIHPDANPDSRKNALSRFPGNPTAHWGPGTRATIMIGEDKILKSFKNQNKNKKQKSTSSPMEEGEEQQRKHLKLEEEPSS; translated from the exons atggaTAAATTATTAGAT AAAACCTCACCACCCGCCCATCATAGTATAAAAGAAAATTCTGCCGAAATAATATCTGGCGGTCAAGTTTTCTACAATCCTGTCCAAGAATTCAATCGTGATTTGAGTGTTTCAGTTCtaaatgtttactttaaaagaatacaaaaagaaCGATTAGAACAagcattaaagaaaaataagaaaaacaatgaaagttatgAAGTCGGTGAGGAGAAGGTCTATATTCCAGGACAAAAGTATGAG GATGGCATGCGAATACTCGAAGCCTTATCGGCAACTGGTCTGCGAAGTATTCGATATGCTAAAGAAATTGCAGGAGTTCGAGAAATCATTGCGAATGATTTATCACAAAAGGCTGTTGAATCCatcaaagaaaatattaaacataatAATGTTGAACATTTAATCACTCCAAGTCATGCAAATGCAAT GACTTTGATGTATCTTTCTACGGAATATGATAAACGTTTTGATGCTATTGATTTGGATCCTTATGGTTGTCCGAATATGTTTCTTGATGGTGCAATACAGAGCATTCGTGCTGGTGGTTTATTGTTGGTAACAGCAACTGATATGGCAGTTCTGGCTGGCAATACACCGGAAGCATGTTTTGTTAAATACGGATCGGTTCCTTTAAGAAATAAATCATGTCATGAAATG GCGCTTCGAATACTTCTAAGAGCCATTGAAGGACACGCAAATCGTTATGGTAAATACATTGAACCTTTGCTATGTGCCTCAGCTGATTTCTACATTCGAATATTTGTACGAGTTCATGTTAGCCAAGCAacttgtaaatacagtatatg CAAACAATCTATGATATATCAGTGTACAGGTTGCGACACACTAACACTACAACCCTTGGGAGTAGCCAAGCCAAATCCCAGTGAAAATGCTCCTGATCGAGTTAAATTTGGTCTACCCACTGGACCTCAAGTTGGACAAAATTGCTCACATTGTGGGCATAAGCATCAT TTAGGTGGTCCCATATGGTCGGCTCCAATACATGACAAATCATTTGTTCGTGATCTATTAGATGAAATTCAAAAAGAACCACTTAGTGAATTGGGTACAAATCGCCGTTTAGTAGGAATGTTGAGTGTTATTGAAGAGGAACTCGATGATGTGCCACTCTATTATTCCCTTGACAAACTTTGCTGTGTTGTCAAACTGGAAATTATGCCAATTCTTAAATTCCGTTCAGCCCTATTGCACGCCGGCTACAAAGTATCATTCTCACATGCCTGTAAGAGTTCAATAAAAACCAACGCCCCACCATCTGTTGTTTGGGATATTTTACGATGTTGGAACGCTACTAACCCTGTTAAGAAAGAACGCATGCTCGATGGGACTCCAGTGAAGGAAATTCTTGGAATTCCTCCCAAGATACAGTACGAATTGAACGACATCCATCCGGATGCCAATCCAGATAGTAGAAAAAATGCTCTATCAAGATTCCCGGGAAATCCCACAGCACATTGGGGTCCTGGAACTAGAGCTACAATTAT gATCGGTGAAGATAAGATTttaaagagttttaaaaatcaaaataaaaataagaaacaaaagtCAACTAGTTCACCAATGGAAGAAGGTGAAGAACAacaaagaaaacatttaaaactgGAAGAAGAACCTTCTTCATAA